In a genomic window of Anoxybacter fermentans:
- a CDS encoding prepilin-type N-terminal cleavage/methylation domain-containing protein, with amino-acid sequence MSDTGFTLFELLVVISLMAVLFLIIPGLDGNSLTKIANEDEVQRLVDLLRWAQRRAILHGKRHYLTLDPVNESYRIYELEGDEEKVLKKINLEGLDMIGLNRTVKGMEQTFYYTPQGTPVFGCTITLEDKWTRWNVVIAVGSGKIRIDRE; translated from the coding sequence TTGAGTGATACTGGTTTTACTTTATTTGAACTTCTAGTGGTAATCTCTCTAATGGCAGTTCTTTTTCTGATTATTCCGGGACTGGATGGAAATAGTTTAACTAAGATTGCCAATGAAGATGAAGTACAGAGGTTGGTTGATCTTTTAAGGTGGGCACAACGCCGGGCAATTTTACACGGTAAACGTCACTATTTAACTTTAGATCCTGTTAATGAGTCCTATCGAATTTATGAATTGGAAGGAGATGAGGAGAAGGTTTTAAAGAAAATCAATCTAGAAGGGTTAGACATGATAGGACTAAACCGTACGGTGAAGGGAATGGAGCAGACTTTTTATTATACTCCTCAGGGAACTCCTGTCTTTGGGTGTACCATTACCCTTGAAGATAAGTGGACCCGTTGGAATGTAGTGATTGCTGTGGGATCAGGTAAAATAAGGATAGATAGGGAGTGA
- a CDS encoding prepilin peptidase — MIESFVFVMGTLIGSFLNVCICRLPKNESIITPPSHCPNCQKRLKAWDLIPILSYLIYRGQCRYCSSPISLQYPLIEGLTGLIYLLIYLKFGLNAQAYLSFFFASALIVVSGIDFKHRIIPDIISLPGMVIGILASIFSIQISLLDAVLGILVGGGLFLLIAIFSRGGMGGGDIKLMGFIGAFLGWKGALLTIFFGSLIGSVYGLYLMIFKKVDRKTAIPYGPFLSAGALLFTLYGDALIRFYFQWVLR; from the coding sequence ATGATTGAAAGCTTTGTTTTCGTTATGGGTACTTTAATAGGTAGTTTTTTAAATGTCTGTATTTGTCGCTTGCCGAAAAATGAATCCATTATAACTCCTCCTTCTCACTGTCCAAATTGTCAAAAGAGGCTTAAAGCCTGGGATTTAATTCCTATCCTGAGTTATCTTATTTATCGGGGCCAATGCCGTTATTGCAGTTCTCCAATTTCACTACAATATCCGCTAATCGAAGGACTAACTGGTTTGATTTATCTATTGATTTATTTAAAGTTTGGCTTAAATGCCCAGGCTTATTTGAGCTTTTTTTTCGCTTCAGCCCTGATTGTTGTATCGGGGATTGATTTTAAACATCGGATTATTCCTGATATAATTAGTTTACCCGGAATGGTTATTGGAATTCTGGCATCTATCTTTTCCATTCAGATTTCTCTGTTGGATGCGGTTTTGGGGATTTTAGTAGGAGGAGGATTATTTCTCCTTATTGCTATTTTTTCCCGGGGAGGAATGGGTGGTGGAGATATTAAACTGATGGGATTTATTGGAGCATTTCTCGGTTGGAAGGGAGCTCTTTTAACTATCTTTTTTGGCTCTTTAATTGGTTCTGTGTACGGCTTATATCTTATGATTTTTAAAAAAGTCGATCGAAAGACAGCAATCCCTTATGGACCATTTCTGTCAGCAGGTGCTTTGTTATTTACTCTCTATGGAGATGCACTTATTCGCTTTTATTTTCAATGGGTATTGAGGTGA
- a CDS encoding type IV pilin protein, which produces MMCNYTDRHRGFTILELLVVIVIIGILAAIALPKFSGVREDANIAVSKSNLKSLQTAIERYKLDNSVYPDQLATLISEGYIKRKICIIPGTTDPYQYGADNTDFLIYDTRYNLYATSEGIEEDFSTYAGGITPTAQTI; this is translated from the coding sequence ATGATGTGTAATTATACAGATAGGCATAGGGGATTTACTATTCTGGAACTTCTGGTGGTCATAGTTATTATTGGTATTCTGGCAGCTATTGCTTTGCCCAAATTTAGTGGTGTCAGAGAAGATGCAAATATTGCTGTTTCTAAAAGTAATTTGAAATCTCTTCAGACAGCTATTGAGAGATATAAACTGGATAATTCTGTCTATCCTGACCAATTAGCCACATTGATATCAGAAGGGTATATCAAAAGGAAAATCTGTATAATTCCTGGAACCACCGACCCATATCAATATGGAGCAGATAATACAGATTTTCTCATCTATGATACCCGATATAATCTATATGCAACCAGTGAAGGTATTGAAGAGGATTTTTCAACCTATGCAGGTGGGATTACCCCTACTGCCCAGACAATCTAA